The following are from one region of the Desulfofundulus luciae genome:
- a CDS encoding DUF4194 domain-containing protein, which yields MELLEQWNRLLPAEREEFTRVVNRLLSCTFITRKNEENRRDYYFIERHEDLLRAYLKLGGWSLEGDRAFGVYRVFSDFAYNRLRLKLEESIIILILRLCYEEKRRQINVTENIMITVREIQDKYAALKIRNRPIDKKTLRETMGLLKRFNVLRVLDGEVTDPDCRLEVFPTILFALRVEDIRQVYEKLDTYRRAGAEEEREEENGNMQ from the coding sequence ATGGAACTGCTGGAACAGTGGAACCGCCTGCTTCCGGCGGAGCGGGAAGAATTTACCCGGGTGGTGAACAGGCTTCTCTCCTGCACATTCATCACCCGCAAGAACGAAGAAAACCGCCGGGATTACTACTTTATTGAACGGCACGAAGACCTCCTGCGGGCCTATTTGAAGCTGGGAGGCTGGAGCCTGGAAGGAGACCGGGCCTTTGGAGTCTACCGTGTTTTCAGCGATTTCGCCTATAACCGGCTGCGCCTGAAACTGGAAGAAAGCATTATCATCCTCATCCTGCGCCTCTGCTACGAAGAAAAACGCCGTCAAATCAACGTTACGGAAAACATAATGATTACCGTGCGGGAGATCCAGGACAAGTATGCGGCCCTGAAAATACGCAACCGGCCCATTGACAAAAAGACCCTGCGGGAAACCATGGGCCTGCTCAAGCGTTTCAACGTCCTGCGGGTGCTGGACGGGGAGGTTACCGATCCCGACTGCCGCCTGGAGGTGTTTCCCACCATTCTCTTCGCCCTGCGGGTGGAGGACATCCGGCAGGTGTACGAGAAGCTGGATACCTACCGCCGGGCCGGGGCGGAGGAAGAGCGGGAAGAGGAAAACGGAAATATGCAGTAG
- a CDS encoding ATP-binding protein yields MKELTGIRLINWHYFTNETIRIRGSTLITGDNGSGKSTILDAIQYVLVADLRRVKFNISAFDETRRDLLGYVRCKTGRDSESGRKYERQGDVTSYVVLEFYDTSRKNYFLLGAVIDSYADDVTYESRFFKIEDCRLDDSLFLAGKHPRNIREFRAAVRDRRATIYPTVEKYQADLLHKLGSLGDRFFTLFVKAISFKPITDIRQFVYSYVLEEKQINIDIMRENLQRYKEYSDLAAQTREKIAVLENIQEKYREIQRDRERALIQDYVILRANRDGVAASLQANLEQARALEEELARLSQALDGARERLKRCREEERSYRDALAANTTWQLVERLKGEIRTLKERVKELSRACSLVAETAREECRVLAQLLDEAGEDLLLPAERSILAELVDGLQGLAAAGGGQVGEGQPLPPGDGESLDALGRLIDRGRETLGKVRERVQEQAWEIRRKLKELDQEEQTLQQELASLRNKKHIYDRKVTDLRDLIREKFRAVKGIDVEPRVLCELLEVPDEKWQDAVEGWLNTRRFDLIVEPEHFDYALSVYEKHKKERRISGVGLVNTGRVLKYLNRIEPNSLACEVRSQNRYALAYVHQLMGDLIKCENEQELKNYRRAITPTCMTYSNHTARQIKFEVYETPFIGERAYARQIARKEARLQEIAAARKELLPRLERLERLGQKTSGRDEHYIFLKERRGTWLELAALWQDLSARERELAGVDTSGIDALQQKLDQLELEMDALNGRIEKYNRRQGELLTTLEQKRTERVTLEDEHARLEEEFRQFCSLNPRVVPEGERRYAREIRRHSPQEVAANFAHNRKSVETLILNKEKALELLKAEYNNKYQFGGRIEADENDEWVQEYKKLVESELPAYEEKINQAKREAEEEFKEHFIYKLRENIQNARNEFDFLNEALKDISFGGDKYRFLVYPSERHRKFYQMLEDTEMVEGGVSLFDSVFQQRHREALDELFDKIINLPPRYLPESIAEYTDYRSFLDYDIKITHANGETSTFSRVCREKSGGETQTPYYVAIVASFAQLYRAKTNRDSIRLMLFDEAFNRMDIDRMENSLRFINEMGMQAIIAAPTDKCEFISPHVPTTLLVMRDGKNSWIEDYKQFKEAVGESRIEAAERAAG; encoded by the coding sequence TTGAAAGAATTAACCGGCATCAGGTTGATCAACTGGCACTATTTTACCAACGAAACCATACGCATCCGGGGCAGCACCCTGATCACCGGGGACAACGGCAGCGGCAAATCCACCATTCTGGACGCCATCCAGTACGTGCTGGTGGCCGACCTGCGGCGGGTTAAATTTAACATTTCCGCCTTTGACGAGACCAGGCGGGATTTGCTGGGTTACGTGCGCTGCAAGACCGGGCGGGACAGCGAGAGCGGCCGCAAGTACGAGCGCCAGGGCGACGTTACTTCCTATGTGGTCCTGGAATTCTACGATACCTCCAGGAAAAACTACTTCCTTTTGGGGGCGGTCATTGACTCCTACGCCGATGACGTGACCTATGAAAGCCGTTTTTTCAAAATCGAGGACTGCCGCCTGGACGACAGCCTTTTTTTAGCGGGCAAGCACCCCCGCAATATCCGGGAGTTCCGGGCCGCGGTGAGGGACCGCAGGGCCACCATTTATCCCACAGTGGAAAAATACCAGGCCGATTTGCTCCACAAGCTGGGTTCCCTGGGGGACCGGTTCTTTACCCTTTTCGTAAAGGCCATCTCCTTTAAGCCGATAACGGACATCCGCCAGTTTGTTTACTCCTACGTGCTGGAAGAGAAGCAAATAAATATTGACATCATGCGGGAGAACCTCCAGCGCTACAAGGAGTACAGCGACCTGGCGGCCCAGACCAGGGAGAAAATAGCCGTTCTGGAAAATATCCAGGAAAAATACCGGGAGATCCAGCGGGACCGGGAAAGGGCCCTGATCCAGGATTACGTGATCCTGCGGGCCAACCGGGACGGGGTGGCGGCCAGCCTGCAGGCCAATCTGGAACAGGCCCGGGCCCTGGAAGAAGAGCTGGCCCGGTTGAGCCAGGCTCTGGACGGGGCCAGGGAACGGTTGAAACGCTGCCGGGAGGAGGAGCGGTCCTACCGGGACGCCCTGGCGGCCAATACCACCTGGCAACTGGTGGAGCGTTTGAAAGGTGAGATCCGCACCCTCAAGGAACGGGTGAAGGAACTGTCCCGCGCTTGCAGCCTGGTAGCTGAAACCGCCCGGGAAGAATGCCGGGTGCTGGCGCAACTCCTGGACGAGGCGGGGGAAGATTTGCTTTTACCGGCTGAGCGCAGTATACTCGCGGAGCTGGTGGACGGGCTCCAGGGGCTGGCCGCGGCCGGTGGCGGGCAGGTTGGGGAGGGGCAGCCCCTGCCGCCCGGTGACGGGGAATCCCTCGATGCCCTGGGCCGGTTGATTGACCGGGGCCGGGAAACCCTGGGGAAGGTACGGGAAAGGGTGCAGGAACAGGCCTGGGAAATCCGGCGCAAGCTGAAGGAGCTGGATCAGGAGGAGCAGACCCTGCAGCAGGAACTGGCCAGCCTGCGCAACAAGAAGCATATTTACGACCGCAAGGTGACCGACCTGCGGGATCTGATCCGGGAGAAATTCCGCGCCGTGAAAGGCATTGACGTGGAGCCCAGGGTGCTCTGCGAGCTTCTGGAAGTTCCCGACGAGAAGTGGCAGGACGCGGTGGAGGGCTGGCTCAACACCCGGCGCTTCGACCTGATTGTGGAGCCGGAACATTTTGATTATGCCCTTTCCGTATATGAAAAACACAAAAAGGAACGGCGCATCTCAGGGGTGGGCCTGGTCAATACCGGCCGGGTGTTGAAGTACTTGAACCGCATTGAACCCAACTCCCTGGCCTGCGAGGTGCGCTCCCAGAACCGCTACGCCCTGGCCTACGTCCACCAGCTTATGGGCGACCTGATCAAGTGTGAAAATGAACAGGAACTGAAAAATTACCGCCGGGCCATTACCCCGACCTGCATGACCTACAGCAATCATACCGCTCGGCAGATTAAATTTGAAGTTTACGAAACTCCCTTTATCGGTGAACGGGCCTATGCCCGCCAGATTGCCCGCAAAGAAGCCCGCCTGCAGGAGATTGCCGCGGCGCGGAAGGAATTGCTCCCCCGGTTGGAGAGGCTGGAAAGGCTGGGCCAAAAGACAAGCGGCCGGGACGAGCACTACATTTTCCTGAAAGAGCGCCGGGGGACGTGGCTGGAACTGGCCGCGTTATGGCAGGATCTGTCCGCCAGGGAACGGGAACTGGCCGGGGTGGATACTTCAGGCATTGACGCCCTGCAGCAAAAGCTGGATCAACTGGAACTGGAAATGGACGCCCTGAACGGCCGGATTGAGAAATATAACCGGCGGCAGGGAGAATTACTGACCACCCTGGAACAGAAGAGAACGGAACGGGTGACCCTGGAAGACGAGCATGCCCGGCTGGAAGAGGAGTTCCGGCAGTTTTGCTCCTTGAACCCCCGTGTTGTGCCCGAGGGGGAAAGGCGTTACGCCAGGGAGATCCGGCGCCATTCGCCCCAGGAGGTGGCGGCCAACTTCGCCCACAACCGCAAGAGCGTGGAAACGCTTATTCTTAACAAGGAAAAGGCCCTGGAACTCCTCAAGGCCGAATATAACAATAAGTACCAGTTCGGCGGGCGAATAGAAGCGGATGAGAATGACGAGTGGGTACAGGAGTATAAGAAACTGGTGGAAAGCGAGCTGCCCGCATATGAGGAAAAAATCAACCAGGCCAAAAGGGAAGCCGAGGAGGAGTTCAAGGAGCACTTCATCTACAAGCTGCGGGAGAACATTCAAAATGCCCGCAATGAATTTGACTTCTTGAACGAAGCTTTAAAGGATATTTCCTTTGGCGGAGATAAATACCGTTTTCTGGTATATCCTTCCGAAAGGCACCGCAAGTTCTACCAGATGCTGGAGGATACGGAAATGGTGGAGGGAGGCGTCTCCCTTTTTGACAGTGTTTTTCAGCAGCGGCACCGGGAGGCCCTGGACGAGCTGTTTGATAAAATCATCAACCTGCCGCCCAGGTACCTGCCCGAAAGCATTGCGGAATACACCGATTACCGCAGTTTTCTGGATTATGATATCAAAATTACCCATGCCAACGGTGAAACCTCTACCTTCAGCAGGGTCTGCCGGGAAAAGTCTGGTGGCGAGACCCAGACTCCCTATTACGTGGCCATTGTGGCTTCCTTTGCCCAGCTCTACCGGGCCAAGACCAACCGGGACAGCATCCGGTTGATGCTCTTTGACGAGGCCTTCAACCGGATGGATATCGACCGCATGGAAAATTCCCTGCGCTTTATCAATGAGATGGGCATGCAGGCCATCATCGCCGCCCCTACCGACAAGTGCGAGTTTATCAGCCCCCACGTGCCCACCACCCTCCTGGTGATGCGCGACGGGAAAAACAGCTGGATAGAGGATTACAAGCAGTTTAAGGAAGCGGTTGGCGAAAGCCGGATTGAGGCGGCGGAAAGGGCGGCGGGTTGA
- a CDS encoding Wadjet anti-phage system protein JetD domain-containing protein codes for MDYERYILESLLDKYERSALARGKGGNRRIWLHFNQRTMPRYFDDTTARYKEEINGAALALERRGLIEIRWVKFEENNLIEKVALNTGRLDEAYARLKRRPRAEQFQELARLARHYARGAAPWAQEFFHTVARRLEEGESQPYLNPADRDHAEQLFMVIREISLLQEEIPRRVFSLRVLGNSKAFNNLAPAVARIVRDFHPGWGKDGGGKETTLTAAEVNQVLAELGVVDNPQHIFISGGLEFAVEGRTLRVGDFSPDLGLPAEMVDRLTVKNVAADYIVTIENLTPFYQFVKTCRDQFLAIYLGGYHNAVRRRFLSKLREYLAGTGRAVPFYHWGDIDYGGFSIFVHLQKRCLPGLKPLYMDVPTLERYRRFASPFTPAYGRRLRSLLEDPDYRIFHPVILNMLQEGLRLEQECVEPPLSLYEPGERKV; via the coding sequence ATGGACTACGAACGCTATATTCTGGAGTCCCTGCTGGACAAGTATGAGCGAAGCGCCCTGGCCAGGGGCAAAGGGGGCAACCGGCGCATCTGGCTTCATTTCAACCAGCGTACCATGCCCCGCTATTTTGACGATACCACAGCCCGGTATAAGGAAGAGATCAATGGGGCCGCCCTGGCTTTAGAGCGCCGGGGGTTAATTGAGATTCGCTGGGTCAAGTTTGAGGAAAACAATCTCATCGAGAAAGTGGCCTTAAATACTGGCCGCCTGGACGAGGCCTACGCCCGGCTGAAACGGCGTCCCAGGGCGGAGCAATTCCAGGAACTGGCCCGCCTGGCCAGGCACTATGCCCGGGGGGCGGCCCCCTGGGCGCAGGAATTCTTCCATACTGTTGCCCGGCGGCTGGAAGAAGGGGAAAGCCAGCCCTACCTGAATCCCGCGGACCGGGATCATGCGGAGCAGCTTTTCATGGTCATTCGTGAGATCAGCCTTTTGCAGGAAGAGATACCCAGGCGGGTTTTCAGCCTGCGGGTGCTGGGCAACAGCAAGGCTTTTAACAATCTGGCTCCAGCTGTGGCCCGAATTGTCCGGGATTTCCACCCGGGCTGGGGGAAAGACGGCGGGGGAAAAGAGACCACCCTTACTGCCGCAGAGGTCAATCAGGTTCTGGCCGAACTGGGGGTTGTGGACAACCCCCAGCACATTTTCATCAGCGGCGGCCTGGAATTTGCAGTTGAAGGCCGTACCCTGCGGGTGGGAGATTTTTCCCCGGACCTGGGGTTGCCGGCGGAAATGGTGGACCGGTTGACGGTCAAAAATGTTGCCGCCGATTACATTGTCACCATAGAAAACCTGACCCCCTTTTACCAGTTCGTTAAGACCTGCCGGGACCAATTTCTGGCCATATACCTGGGGGGTTATCATAACGCGGTTCGCCGGCGGTTTCTAAGTAAACTGCGGGAATATCTGGCCGGTACCGGCCGGGCGGTGCCGTTTTACCACTGGGGCGACATTGACTACGGGGGGTTTTCCATCTTTGTCCACCTGCAGAAGCGCTGCCTGCCCGGGCTGAAGCCCCTGTACATGGATGTGCCCACCCTGGAACGATACCGCCGGTTTGCTTCGCCCTTTACCCCCGCATACGGCCGGCGCCTCCGTTCTCTGCTGGAAGACCCGGATTACCGCATCTTCCACCCCGTGATTCTAAACATGCTCCAGGAGGGCCTGCGCCTGGAACAGGAGTGTGTGGAGCCGCCGCTGTCCCTCTATGAACCGGGAGAGCGAAAGGTATAA
- a CDS encoding carboxymuconolactone decarboxylase family protein encodes MDVQKTLENFNQGVGKLAKELPRVMKGFRDLHEAVISDGALSAKQKELIAVGIGVAIRCHYCIAVHVAKALELGATREEIMEAVGVAVLMGGGPAAAYATEALQVLDSLAGKS; translated from the coding sequence ATGGACGTACAAAAAACGCTGGAAAACTTTAACCAGGGTGTGGGCAAGCTGGCCAAAGAGTTGCCCAGGGTCATGAAGGGATTCCGGGATTTGCACGAAGCCGTCATCAGCGACGGAGCCCTCAGCGCCAAACAGAAGGAGTTGATCGCCGTAGGCATTGGCGTGGCCATAAGGTGCCACTACTGCATCGCCGTCCATGTGGCAAAGGCCCTGGAGCTGGGCGCCACCCGGGAAGAAATTATGGAAGCCGTTGGCGTGGCCGTATTGATGGGCGGCGGGCCGGCGGCTGCATACGCCACGGAAGCCCTGCAGGTGCTGGACTCCCTGGCGGGAAAAAGTTAG
- a CDS encoding MFS transporter: protein MLLLLSWGHLVTDMAQGALPALLPVLKQAFALTYAQTSLLVLVSNVASSVIQPVFGYFADRRPARWLLPLGCLVAGLGLAATGRLPWFSLLLLAVAISSLGVAAYHPEGSRAANLASGVRKGSGMAVFSVGGNLGFGLGSLFMAWLLTLGGPKATVYFVLPGLVTAGLLVFCWPRLNSLREEGVRQAFRGPADGKERSGAAISGKNRPSTQTAGVEWKKGTLPAFTLLLVYIIFRSWLHAGLYTYLPLYYTDYLHGNAHLAGYFVSVFLLAGAFGTLLGGPLTDVLGAPRVMAGSMALLIPLIYLFLHAGGGLAALVLLAFIGAALISTFSTTIVLGQQLMPHRKGLASGFTIGFGVGTGGVGVTLLGVLADHLGVPAVFHALNLLAVAGLALALFLIRRFPRGAES from the coding sequence GTGCTCTTGCTTTTATCCTGGGGCCACCTGGTCACCGACATGGCCCAGGGTGCCTTACCCGCTTTGCTGCCGGTATTAAAACAGGCCTTTGCCCTTACCTATGCCCAGACCAGTCTTTTAGTGCTTGTGTCCAACGTGGCTTCATCGGTTATCCAGCCTGTTTTCGGTTATTTTGCCGACCGGCGGCCGGCCCGCTGGCTTTTGCCGCTGGGTTGCCTGGTGGCCGGGTTGGGCCTGGCTGCTACCGGCCGTCTGCCCTGGTTTTCCCTTCTCCTGCTGGCGGTGGCCATCTCCAGCCTGGGTGTGGCGGCCTACCACCCGGAGGGCTCCCGGGCGGCCAACCTGGCCAGCGGCGTACGCAAGGGAAGCGGTATGGCCGTGTTTTCCGTGGGCGGGAACCTGGGTTTTGGCCTGGGCTCCCTGTTCATGGCCTGGCTTTTGACCCTGGGCGGGCCGAAGGCCACGGTTTATTTCGTTTTGCCCGGCCTGGTTACCGCCGGCCTGCTGGTATTTTGCTGGCCGCGCCTCAATTCCCTGCGGGAAGAAGGGGTAAGGCAGGCTTTTAGAGGCCCTGCAGATGGAAAAGAAAGAAGCGGGGCGGCCATTTCAGGGAAGAACCGGCCTTCCACGCAAACTGCCGGTGTGGAATGGAAAAAGGGAACCCTGCCGGCCTTTACCCTGCTCCTCGTTTATATCATTTTCCGTTCCTGGCTGCATGCCGGTCTTTATACCTATCTGCCCCTGTATTACACCGATTACTTACACGGCAATGCCCACCTGGCCGGGTACTTTGTTTCCGTCTTTCTGCTGGCCGGGGCCTTCGGTACCCTGTTGGGCGGTCCTTTAACCGACGTCCTGGGAGCCCCCCGGGTGATGGCCGGTTCCATGGCCCTGCTCATCCCGCTGATCTATTTATTCCTCCATGCCGGCGGCGGCCTGGCCGCCCTGGTGCTGCTGGCCTTTATAGGCGCGGCCCTGATCAGCACCTTTTCGACCACCATCGTCCTCGGGCAGCAGCTCATGCCCCACCGCAAGGGGCTGGCCAGCGGTTTCACCATTGGCTTTGGCGTGGGTACGGGCGGCGTGGGAGTAACCCTGCTGGGGGTACTGGCCGACCACCTGGGCGTACCGGCCGTATTTCACGCCCTGAACCTCCTGGCGGTGGCGGGGCTCGCGCTGGCTTTGTTCCTCATCCGGCGTTTCCCGAGGGGCGCTGAAAGTTGA
- the argC gene encoding N-acetyl-gamma-glutamyl-phosphate reductase: protein MVIKASIIGATGYAGAELVRLLSAHPQVELVGLTTQSYAGKAFWEVYPHLYGYVDLVCEEQDLPALVARSDVIFTALPHGHAMAVAREVIGEGKALVDLGADFRLRDPVVYQDWYKVEHTAAELLPRAVYGLPEIHRDEIRSARLVANPGCYPTSVILALAPLLKEGLVETGSIIIDAKSGVSGAGRGLSLNTHYCEVNESIKAYGVAVHRHTPEIEQELSALAGKKVLVSFTPHLTPMTRGILSTIYARLTRLKSTEEVLALYREFYRQEKFVRVLPAGMLPATKMVAGSNHCDIGLVVDRRTGRVVIISAIDNLIKGAAGQAVQNMNIMFGLAEDTGLYGPGVYP, encoded by the coding sequence ATGGTTATTAAAGCAAGCATTATCGGGGCCACCGGTTATGCCGGTGCCGAACTGGTCAGGTTGTTAAGCGCCCACCCCCAGGTGGAACTGGTGGGGCTGACCACCCAGAGTTATGCTGGCAAAGCCTTCTGGGAGGTTTACCCCCACCTTTACGGGTATGTGGACCTGGTCTGTGAAGAACAGGATTTGCCGGCCCTGGTGGCCAGAAGCGACGTTATATTTACGGCCCTGCCCCACGGCCATGCCATGGCCGTGGCCCGGGAAGTTATTGGTGAGGGAAAAGCCCTGGTGGATCTGGGAGCGGATTTCCGCCTCCGCGACCCTGTAGTTTACCAGGACTGGTATAAGGTCGAACACACAGCCGCGGAGCTGTTGCCCCGGGCGGTGTACGGCTTGCCGGAGATCCACCGGGACGAAATCCGTTCCGCCCGGCTGGTGGCCAATCCAGGTTGTTATCCCACCAGCGTGATTCTTGCCCTGGCTCCCCTGTTAAAAGAAGGCCTGGTCGAAACCGGCTCCATTATCATTGACGCCAAATCGGGTGTTTCGGGAGCCGGGCGGGGATTATCCTTAAACACCCATTACTGCGAGGTTAACGAGAGCATCAAGGCTTACGGGGTGGCCGTGCACCGCCACACCCCTGAGATCGAGCAGGAATTAAGCGCCCTGGCCGGCAAAAAGGTGCTGGTTTCCTTCACTCCCCACCTGACGCCCATGACCCGGGGTATTTTAAGCACCATCTACGCCCGGCTGACCCGGCTGAAGAGCACGGAGGAAGTTTTGGCCCTCTACCGGGAATTTTACCGGCAGGAGAAGTTTGTCCGGGTCTTGCCCGCCGGCATGCTGCCGGCGACCAAAATGGTGGCCGGGTCCAACCACTGTGACATAGGCCTGGTGGTAGACCGGCGTACCGGCAGGGTGGTAATCATTTCCGCCATCGATAACCTGATCAAAGGAGCCGCCGGCCAGGCGGTCCAGAATATGAATATAATGTTCGGGCTGGCGGAGGATACGGGGCTTTACGGTCCGGGGGTATATCCGTAG
- the argJ gene encoding bifunctional glutamate N-acetyltransferase/amino-acid acetyltransferase ArgJ: protein MARTWEEKSGGVTAPQGFLAAGVAAGVKYKGRRDIALIFSEVPARAAGVFTTNLVKGAPVLVTMERISRGRARAVVVNSGNANTCNGEQGIRDARAMAQETARVLNIPEEDVLVASTGVIGQPMPMDRILPGIAAAARELSSGGGAAAAEAIMTTDTEPKETALSITLSGHTVTIGGMAKGSGMIHPSMATMLCFITTDAAVSAPCLQEMLRHAVDRSFNMISVDGDTSTNDMVLVLANGRAGNPEITAENEDYHLLRDALTEVCTRLARAVARDGEGATKLLEVKVINAASEKDARLAARAVVASNLVKAAIYGQDANWGRIICAAGYSGAHFDPDRVDIYLGDIMVARDGVALPFDEEAASSMLAGREVRVLVDLKSGEYEATAWGCDLTGEYVNINASYRT, encoded by the coding sequence TTGGCCAGAACATGGGAAGAAAAAAGCGGCGGTGTCACTGCCCCGCAGGGTTTTCTGGCCGCGGGAGTGGCTGCCGGGGTGAAGTACAAAGGGAGACGGGATATTGCCTTAATTTTTTCCGAGGTTCCGGCCCGGGCTGCCGGGGTGTTCACCACCAACCTGGTGAAGGGTGCCCCGGTGCTGGTTACCATGGAGCGCATTTCCAGGGGGCGCGCCCGGGCGGTGGTGGTGAACAGCGGCAATGCCAATACCTGCAACGGCGAGCAGGGTATCCGGGATGCCCGGGCCATGGCGCAGGAAACGGCCCGGGTATTGAATATTCCCGAGGAGGATGTCCTGGTGGCCTCAACCGGGGTCATCGGCCAGCCCATGCCCATGGACCGCATTTTGCCGGGTATTGCCGCCGCGGCCCGGGAGTTGAGCTCCGGTGGGGGCGCGGCCGCCGCCGAGGCCATTATGACCACCGATACCGAGCCTAAGGAAACCGCACTTTCCATTACCTTAAGCGGGCACACGGTAACCATCGGGGGTATGGCCAAGGGTTCCGGGATGATCCATCCCAGCATGGCCACCATGCTCTGCTTTATTACCACCGATGCGGCTGTATCCGCACCCTGCCTGCAGGAAATGCTGCGTCATGCGGTGGACCGCAGCTTTAATATGATCAGTGTGGATGGGGATACCAGCACCAATGACATGGTCCTGGTCCTGGCCAACGGCCGGGCCGGCAACCCGGAAATTACCGCCGAAAACGAAGATTATCACCTGCTGCGGGACGCCCTCACCGAGGTATGCACCCGGCTGGCCCGGGCGGTGGCCAGGGATGGCGAAGGGGCCACAAAGCTGCTGGAAGTGAAGGTGATCAATGCGGCAAGCGAGAAAGATGCCCGCCTGGCCGCCCGGGCGGTGGTGGCTTCCAACCTGGTCAAGGCGGCCATATACGGCCAGGATGCCAACTGGGGGCGTATTATCTGCGCTGCGGGCTACTCGGGTGCGCACTTTGATCCCGACCGGGTGGATATATACCTGGGTGATATAATGGTGGCCAGGGATGGAGTGGCTTTGCCCTTTGACGAGGAAGCAGCCTCGTCCATGCTGGCGGGCCGTGAGGTGCGGGTGCTGGTGGATTTAAAGTCGGGAGAATATGAGGCCACGGCCTGGGGCTGCGATCTGACCGGCGAATATGTGAACATTAACGCCAGCTACCGGACATAG
- the argB gene encoding acetylglutamate kinase, with protein MLSAQEKAAILVEALPYIKKFYGKTVVIKYGGHAMVDCGLKKAVLTDVVLMKYVGMHPVIVHGGGPEITAMLQKLGIESRFVGGLRVTDEETMEIVEMVLAGKLNKEIVSLINRIGGKAVGLSGKDACLLQAVKKPGKVYQPDGTVEMVDIGCVGQVKKVNPAIVNTLINEGYIPVVAPVAVGPEGESYNVNADTAAGELAVALGADKLIILTDVEGILENREDKDSLLSVIRADDVPDLIGRGIIDGGMIPKVECCTRALYGGVNTTHILDGRVPHSILLEVFTDKGIGTMVVR; from the coding sequence TTGCTCAGCGCACAGGAGAAGGCGGCCATCCTGGTGGAGGCCCTGCCTTACATAAAGAAGTTCTACGGCAAGACCGTGGTTATCAAGTATGGCGGCCACGCCATGGTGGACTGCGGGCTGAAAAAGGCCGTGCTCACCGATGTGGTGCTGATGAAGTATGTGGGCATGCACCCGGTAATTGTCCACGGCGGAGGACCGGAAATTACGGCCATGCTCCAGAAGCTGGGCATTGAATCCCGCTTTGTGGGCGGCCTGCGGGTCACCGACGAGGAAACCATGGAAATAGTGGAAATGGTTCTGGCGGGCAAGTTGAACAAGGAAATCGTATCCCTGATCAACCGCATTGGCGGCAAGGCAGTGGGCCTTTCGGGTAAGGATGCCTGCCTGCTTCAGGCGGTGAAGAAACCCGGCAAGGTATACCAGCCCGACGGGACGGTGGAAATGGTGGACATCGGCTGCGTGGGACAGGTGAAAAAGGTCAACCCGGCCATCGTCAATACCTTGATCAATGAGGGCTATATTCCTGTGGTGGCTCCCGTGGCGGTGGGCCCCGAAGGGGAAAGCTACAACGTCAACGCCGATACCGCCGCCGGGGAGCTGGCGGTGGCCCTGGGTGCCGATAAATTAATTATCCTCACCGACGTGGAGGGCATTCTGGAGAACCGGGAAGACAAAGACTCCCTGCTTTCGGTGATCCGGGCGGACGATGTGCCTGATTTAATTGGCCGGGGTATTATTGACGGCGGCATGATTCCCAAGGTGGAATGCTGTACCCGGGCCCTTTACGGCGGCGTCAACACCACCCATATTCTGGACGGGCGGGTGCCCCACTCCATTTTGCTGGAAGTGTTCACGGACAAAGGCATCGGCACCATGGTGGTCCGGTAA